A genomic window from Brevibacillus agri includes:
- the sucC gene encoding ADP-forming succinate--CoA ligase subunit beta, giving the protein MNIHEYQGKEILKQYGVKVPEGRVAFTVDEAVEAAKELGTQVVVVKAQIHAGGRGKAGGVKVAKNLDEVRTYASEILGKVLVTHQTGPEGKEVKRLLIEQGCDIKKEYYVGVVVDRATGSVVMMASEEGGTEIEEVAAQTPEKIFKEVIDPVTGLNAFQARRLAYAINIPKELINKAAKFMMSLYQAFVEKDCSIAEINPLVVTGDGEVMALDAKLNFDSNALYRHPDIVALRDLDEEDEKEIEASKYDLSYIALDGNIGCMVNGAGLAMATMDIVKFYGGDPANFLDVGGGATEEKVTEAFKIILRDEKVKGIFVNIFGGIMKCDVIANGVVNAAKQIKLDKPLVVRLEGTNVDLGKKILNESGLNIVAAESMADGAEKIVSLVK; this is encoded by the coding sequence CTTAAGCAGTACGGTGTAAAAGTTCCTGAAGGTCGCGTAGCTTTCACAGTGGATGAAGCTGTTGAAGCGGCGAAAGAACTGGGCACCCAGGTTGTTGTCGTAAAAGCGCAAATCCACGCTGGTGGCCGCGGTAAAGCTGGCGGTGTAAAAGTGGCGAAAAACCTGGATGAAGTTCGTACATATGCCAGTGAAATTCTTGGCAAAGTGCTGGTAACTCATCAAACAGGTCCGGAAGGCAAAGAAGTAAAACGCCTCTTGATCGAGCAAGGCTGCGATATTAAAAAAGAATACTACGTGGGTGTCGTTGTTGACCGCGCAACAGGTAGCGTTGTCATGATGGCTTCTGAAGAGGGCGGTACGGAGATTGAGGAAGTAGCAGCGCAAACTCCGGAAAAAATCTTCAAAGAAGTAATCGATCCGGTAACGGGCCTGAACGCGTTCCAAGCGCGCCGTCTGGCTTATGCGATCAACATCCCGAAAGAACTCATCAACAAAGCAGCTAAGTTCATGATGAGCCTGTACCAAGCATTTGTTGAAAAAGACTGCTCTATCGCTGAAATTAACCCTCTCGTTGTTACTGGCGACGGTGAAGTAATGGCACTCGATGCCAAACTGAACTTCGACAGCAACGCTCTCTACCGTCATCCTGACATTGTAGCTCTGCGCGACCTGGATGAAGAAGACGAGAAAGAAATCGAAGCGTCCAAATACGATCTGTCCTACATCGCCCTCGATGGTAACATCGGTTGCATGGTAAACGGTGCAGGTCTTGCAATGGCTACCATGGACATCGTGAAATTTTACGGTGGAGATCCTGCCAACTTCCTCGACGTAGGCGGCGGTGCTACTGAAGAAAAAGTAACCGAAGCGTTCAAAATCATTCTGCGCGACGAAAAAGTAAAAGGCATTTTCGTTAACATTTTCGGCGGTATCATGAAATGTGACGTCATTGCAAACGGCGTAGTGAATGCAGCGAAACAAATCAAGCTGGATAAACCGCTCGTTGTGCGTCTCGAAGGTACAAACGTAGACCTCGGTAAGAAAATCCTTAACGAATCCGGTCTGAACATCGTTGCGGCTGAATCCATGGCTGATGGCGCTGAGAAAATCGTATCCTTGGTAAAGTAA